A single window of Haemorhous mexicanus isolate bHaeMex1 chromosome 28, bHaeMex1.pri, whole genome shotgun sequence DNA harbors:
- the CISD3 gene encoding CDGSH iron-sulfur domain-containing protein 3, mitochondrial — MGTGTGTGHREWERGPCTGIETWTGTGALGAGNRKGHWNGHRDREVGSGIVTGTGEPGSALGEGDEGGSGTEPRDQPPGAAPAPGPARNGPARSGPGPGPGSERPRTERLPLSPPGSSGGAGRRRSRAGKVTGSGTGSMLRPRPAALVSLMRAAGGGRRCRDPSGGARVPSLCSAPHPQPVIAAKEPFPVELQAGKTYGWCACGHSKRQPFCDGSHKKEAPGLSSLRFTPSQTGPALLCGCKRSRSPPYCDGSHREVQAAPLPPRA, encoded by the exons atgggaactgggactgggactgggcaccgggaatgggaacggggaCCCTGCACTGGGATCGAGACCTGGACCGGGACTGGAGCCCTGGGAGCGGGTAACAGGAAGGGGCACTGGAACGGGCACCGGGACCGTGAAGTGGGATCGGGAATCGTGACTGGGACCGGGGAACCGGGATCGGCACTGGGGGAGGGTGACGAGGGCGGCAGCGGTACCGAGCCACGGGACCAGCCGCccggagcggccccggccccgggcccggcTCGGAACGGCCCCGCccggagcggccccggccccgggcccggcTCGGAACGGCCCCGCACGGAGCGGCTCCCGCTGAGCCCGCCCGGCTCTTCCGGCGGCgccgggaggaggaggagccgcGCGGGGAAGGTCACCGGGAGCGGCACCGGGAGCATGCTGCGGCCCAGACCGGCCGCGCTCGTTTCGCTGATGagggcggcggggggcggccgcCGGTGCCGGGACCCCTCGGGGGGGGCGCGGGTCCCGTCGCTCTGCTCTGCGCCCCACCCGCAGCCGGTGATCGCCGCCAAGGAGCCGTTCCCGGTGGAGCTGCAGGCGGGGAAAACCTACGGCTGGTGCGCCTGCGGGCACAGCAAGCGCCAG CCCTTCTGTGACGGTTCCCACAAGAAGGAGGCCCCGGGGCTGTCCTCGCTGCGCTTCACCCCCAGCCAAACCGGCCCCGCGCTGCTCTGCGGCTGCAAACGCTCGCGGAGCCCCCCGTACTGCGACGGCTCCCACCGGGAGGTGCAGGCGGCGCCGCTGCCCCCCCGCGCCTGA